The Lolium perenne isolate Kyuss_39 chromosome 6, Kyuss_2.0, whole genome shotgun sequence genome segment GCAGCAGCCATTGGCGTAACTTAGTTCAAGTCAGGCGGCGATACTACCGTAAATCATATGGTGCACGTCCTGGTGCAGTGGGCGAGGGACGAGGCCACGATAGACCGTGTCGGTTGCCTACGGCCGGCGGCGAGCGTTTGGGGATCTCCGCCTTGGAAGGATGCGTGGCAGCGGTCCTTGGTACCAGATGCTACCTGCGCTGTGTGGTTTTTGATGAGTTGTAATTGGTTCTATAAAAACCTCTCTAAACGCTTCAGTAGACGGCGATCCCTCTTCTATTTTTTCCTGCTACTTTTTGAACACCTATTGTTTTTCGTTATCTTGATGGTAATGAAAATCGATCCTATGTTAGATCGCTTGGAAAAAAAGATGCTACCTGCGCTTCAGCATATCGACTCCACCGGTGCCCTTGCAAGATAAGATCAGTGAGTGTCGGTCCAATGTATGTATAATATTATTATGTATGATTATCTCTCTGAATTGTGATGGCGTGTGTGCGCACGGGCACGCCACGCCATATAAATGGCTACATGGAGGAAGGTGATGGATAATCACCCTGGAACACTAAAAAAAATGATCGGCCTGGTCGTCGTCAAGCCAATCGTTGATCGGCGGATGATAATGGCCAGGAATGCAGCAGCAGCCATTGGCGTACCTTAGTTCAAGTCAGGGgggccgcccccccccccccccccccccccaacacaCACCCACCCACCACACACACACACTTTTTTATCAAGCTCTGAAGGAATTTCTTTTTGCCAGCTTTTTATCAAGCTCCACCGCAGTAAGAGGTATGTATGCACGTTTCTGATTCGTTCGTTGCGCAGTGATGGATGGTTTTCGCGTTGCGGAGATTAGTACCAAAATAGCACCAACGAAATGATACGTaagagttttcagaataaaatttgCACGGGTCACTTTGGTTAGCTTGCATTTGCTTGTTTTTTGGGGAGCGTGTAATTTCAGCTTGTAAAAAACTACTCTAGTAATTAAATTACTTGTAGATCCGTAGTGGGAAACTAGAAAGTTTACAAGCTGTAGAGACATAGTAATTTATGTAAAGAAtaatcttgcgctaatttccgtgccaaaaaagtaTATACACTACAaaatgaaacggagggagtacttttttcatccataataagtgtcgcaGATTTAGTTCCTTATGAATTGGAGGGAGTACTCAAAATTCTTGTAGTTTTACTTGACCCATGCTCTCAAAGTTCATTAAAAAAGAAAGTTCtcaaagtttcacttgacttagtTGACTAACCTGACATTGTACGTCGATTCCTTTGCCCCTGTACTCAACATAAAGGCTCCTGGAGAACTGAGCAACGTACCTGAAATTTTAACTTAACCCTCTGTAATTAACTGTCTCTCTGTTTGTTTAACTCAACTAGAAAATATGGAAAGCTTTAAAAAAAATAACGTTGTACCACTTTTTTTGAAATCATAACGTTGTACCACTTGGTATACCCGAGTATACCACAGTTATGTTTATTGAAAATTGTACTACGTGGACGACAGAACAGTTGTACCGTTTGGAGGCGTGGTAGATGGAGTAGAGCGGGAAGGAAGGGATGGCCTTGGTGGTCCCGGAGCCGATGTTGACGACGGCGCCCCTGCCCCGCTCCACCATCCCCGGCAGCACCGCCGCCGTCACCTCCGTCAGCGCCCACAGGTTCACCCGGATCATCCTCACCCAGGCCTCCACGTCCGCCTCGTGCAGGTACACCGCGCACGGCTTCGCCAGGCCGGCGTTGTTCACCAGCACCCCAACGTCGAGCCCCGCCACCGCCTGCCGGAGCAGCCGAAGCGCCTCGTCGCCTGGCAGTCAAATACGCCGATCAGTACAGCTAGCAGATCGTGTCGCGCGTACGTGTGTGCGTGCGTGGTTGCACTTGGACCTTGCGGCGTGGCGATGAGGGCGAGGTCGACCACGACGGTCTTGGTTTGCACGGAGGCGTTGGTGTTGGAGATGGTGTCTGCCATGTCCTGGAGCTTGGCTGGGTCGCGGCCTACGAGGACGAGGTTGAGGCCGCGGCGGGCGAGCTCGAGGGCGACCGACTGGCCGATGCCAGACGTGGGGCCGGTGACCAAGGCCCAGGCGCCGTAGCGGCGGCGGAGGTCGGTGGTGCGGCAAGGAAGCAGCAAGACGAGGTGGGAGAGGAAGAGGATGCGGAAGGCGACGGCGGCGACGTACAGGGCGCCAAGGATGGCTAGCGAGACGAACCATGCCGGCTCCTGCTGCCTGAAGAGAACCTCGTTGCTGCCCATCTTCATTCCCTCTTTTCCCGGGCGAGCTTAGGGATTCTTGCAAATGAACTAATACGATCGATGTCGCTATATATAAAACATCTTAGCGCTAGCAGATCGCAACGGGTGCAGCTGATGCTTCTTATCGTACGATCGGCGTGATCAGTTAATGGAATCTACAGTACGATACAATTTTTTCAGCGGCTTTTCTCTGTTTGCAATCAACGTGATCTGTACACCGTATCAATCAATGGAGGACAAAAGGAATCAAACACCGTGACACTGTAGCAGCGTGAGCTGTGCTGTGCAAATGGAAGCATGGCGAGATAGTGTCGTGTGGGTGTGAGCGATGGGCGATGGCGTTTAATTTCACAGCTTGTGATCTGTGCTTGTGCTGGTGTCACAACTTGAGTAGGTAGTAGTGAAGGCAAATACTATAAatatggtggtggaggaggagtgaCCGGGGGAAGTAGGAGGTGTGAGTGTGGTTTAGAAAAACAGGAAGTGAATTTTCGTCGAAAACAACGAGCCAAGAGATGATGATTTTATGGGTAGCAAGGTCAAAGGAACGATAGCCACGGTGATTAGAGGGGTACCCAAGGAAAACACATGCGGTTGTGGGGGAGCTGTGAGGTGTTGTAGCGGAGAGGTTAGGATAACATAGACAACCGAAAACACGTAGCTGCTGGAGAGGAAGTGGTAAGCCACGGAGAACCTCGTGAGGTGTGCGGTGCTGAAGGGTTTTAGTGGGATGAGGTTGAAGAGAAATGTAGGGGTGTGAAGAGCTTCAACTCAATAGGCTGGATGCAtgctagcttggagaagaagtgaaCGCACCATGTTGTTCGAGCGAATGACATGTTCGGCTTTGTCATTTTGGGGGATGTATATATGCAAGATAAATGAAGTGTGACACCTAGGGATAGGAAGAAAAGGCGAGCGGTGTTGTTATCGAATTCACGGCCAATGTCACATTGGAGAGACTGAATGGTTATATTAAATTGTGTAGAGACATAGGAAAAGAAAATTTTGAGGGTAGGGAAAGTGTCGGATTTGACGCATAACGGGAAGGTCCAAAGATAATGAGGAAAATCATCTAACACAACTAGGTAGTATTTGTAACCAGACACACTAGAAAGAGAAGATGTCCACAAGTCACAGTGAACGAGTTGAAAAGGACGAGTCGTTTGAGTAGATGAATCGTCAAACGGTAGGGGAACATGTTTCCCTAATTGACAAGCATGATATAAATGGGTAGTCAGTATTAAAAGGAAAAGAAAATGAACTTGCTAGGTGCGACAAAGCTTGTCTACTGAGATGTCCTAGACGATGATGCCACAATGTTGATGACGATGTAGTGGTGGAGAGAGCATGCGCAGGGAAAGACCTCCACCAGAAGGGGTAAAGGTTACCGGAATTGTTGCACCTGACGATCTCGTTCTTGATGCGGAAGTCCTTCACAGAGAGACCAAAAAGATCAAAATCGCTAGAAACTAAATTATCAATGCTGAATTTATAGAAACAAGCCTCTGCAGATGAGGGAAGCTCGCTGGAGGTAGGAGGGCTACGGAGGGAGGCAGAAGAGGATCTCGGAAATAAGGTCATCGTCGCCCAGCGGTATCACCGCCGACGAGCGGGCGTGACCGTGGCGGCGGATTCGAGGTTTTCTGGTAGTGAGTGCCCTAGGGCTCTCTCGTGTTGTGTGGGGGAGTGAAGACGAGCGAAGTGGATCAGCCCGGAGACACGATGAAGACTGAAGAGGAGATGTCGACCACAAAGCAAACAGCCCAATATACAGCTAACCTTTTTTGTTCCGTTGTTTCTTTTTGAATAGCCGTTTAAAAAAACTTTGAAATCGAAATAAATATTTGGTCCTGGATCAGGGATAAATTGTTGCGTTTTAACAATTATTTGTCGTTGATGCGCACTCGTGGATATCTTTTTGAACAAGTGCGAACATTTTCTCATTTCCAGTGAAAGCTTTTGGTATTGTATCGTGTTTTCTTGACAGATTTTAGTTGATTGTTATATTTTCATCTTTCCCCGCTATGATATGACAGTCTTCTATTTGTTGTTCATTTTAAATCAGTACGATTGCTTGTAGAGTGTTCATGAGATTCACCGTTAGATTTTTTGCCAGTCTTATCCATGATGATGCCTTGGTGGCTGTTCGCTCTTTTTTAGGCTTTGTTTGTTACTAGAATTTTTATGGGAATTAGtgggggataatactctagagtattgaaTGCCCCGCTACCGTCACTCAATCCCCACAAAATCTCATCCCCAATCCATTAGATACGGacagagtattggggattgagaAAAATATACACTTAGATTTGGAAAAAAGTGGGGATAAACGGAGATTAAACTCGCTCAATACTCTAACACCAAACATGCATTTAAAATAAGTAGAGATTTAGAGTTTGTTGGAGACTATCCTCACTAAAACTCTAGAGCCAAACAAGATCTTAACCCCATGTGGTTGAATTTGTTCCATTTTTGGCTGTGCTATAAAAACAAAATTGGCTTATAAGTTGGGAGTTTCTATCAATTTAGGAGAAGAAAACAACACGACCAAATAGAGCACTAGCGTTACTTGTAGACACATAATTAACATTTTAACGAGCAAATTAATTCGGGAATTTTTTGATTTCTTAGGTTGTATCTCCTACCTGGTACAATTTTTATTAGGTAGTATCTACTACTTGGTATAATTTTTATAATATATAATTCACATTTTATTGACTAAATTAATGGTTAATTTTTTCTTATGTTCGTGCTTGTTAAACCGAACCAGACAGAGTAAATGAGATGAGTCGTATTCTCACCTGTCCTAGCTTCCTAGGGCATGTTTGGTATCGTGGGATTCTATTAGCTCACATCGAGGATGTAGTTTTTGTTCTCAAAACACCTCTATAACAGGTCTATGAGGAATGCTTAAATCAGCCGTTTCTACCGGGCTAGGAGCGTTCTTTTCACTCGTTTACTCGATCCATGCAACCTTTGCAGGTGAAGCAGCTTTCGCTCACTCTGCCTAAAACTACTCCCTGCCTCTTCAAATCAAAACATACTCTGAATCAAAATAAGTTTTATATGAAAAATAAGCGTGTCGATGATATGAATCAATTCCGACAATCGGTTTcgagtttcgtcgtaaatcgtaaATTGCGTGTATGAAGTTTTGAgcgaattttgtcaaattcatTGCATATGCTCAAGCATTTGAAATTTTCTTTGAAGAGTAGGTTCACCTCACCATTCTGCATTACTCTCATGTTGAAAGGGTTTTGTTTCGCTGGAGTCTGGAAATAGATGGATAGATAAATGACTCACGAGTATAATGTAATCCGTATGTATGTGTGAGTATATTTTGGAGTACTCTTTCTCAACTTCTCACTTGCCATCTTCATGAACGGCGACGTGGCAATGATAGGTGAGAAGTGGgaggtgataatccatggtgTTGGCCAATCCTTGTCGTCGGTGGCGGCATGGCGTCAGGCTTCATTGTCAGCGGCGTGGTGCTTTGACCAGCGTGAACGGTGGTGTCAAGGTGATGTTCGTCTTCAAGGTCAGTagcgtggtgatgcttgtgaccggtgtGACCGacagtgtcatggtggtgttcgatCGGCGATGTCGGcggcgacatggtgatgcttgtgactagcggtgtcatggtggtgttcggtGACATCGTCGGCcccatggtgatgcttgtgaccggcgtgaccggtggtgtcatggtggtgttcagcgatgttgtgggtatacttcatgggtgtaccatcgacagtgcctagatccggcaagcccgggtggcccatagatggtgattgtggcatgtggcccatcgggcggcctagttgatgtagatcaagatggatgaagtccagcccaggaacaaggagccggatccaccgACCAACTCTGGAAGTCGGATCTGGCCTGGCCCATTAGGAGTAGTCAGATCCGGTACGACGTGTAAGGGAAGGTGGATCCTTGAAGTACACGGCAAGAAAacataccgtagttaggcaacttgtattccggctaggattcTCTGTGTAAATcctagatccgtgcgtctttataagacggatcctgggagccctagaggcacaaccacaactcattgtaacaacgcgaaagcgcccagatacttccagacaagcagcagtaggccctgccaccgtgcaggtgttccgaagctgggtaaatcacgtaccactgtcccgaggacactccgccctatggcccctacttcttctccccctcgtgaggatccctcctccgaggtaccatcgaataggcaacgacagttggcgcccaccgtggggcctgcggcgtctggaggccggaaccgggagggttccgccatgggaagttaCGATGAATCCATCGTTgtggggcgtgttctttacgTCGGAAGTTTTCCGATCGTCCCCCAggtcgagtgctggattccggctaggaccaaccccgtcaagctctccatcgtcccaattggtagCATTCacgtcttcatcggcgagaccgtcgattccgacggaaacgccctggtaagtaacgctgacgcgaccaccGCTGAGCAgggcgcagtcgcgaagatccgatctgagatgcaggagcttcccaagaaaGATTCCGCCTTAGGGAAATTTCAAGGCCCACCCAATccacccctgagcaggaaattacgggggaa includes the following:
- the LOC127309758 gene encoding very-long-chain 3-oxoacyl-CoA reductase 1 encodes the protein MKMGSNEVLFRQQEPAWFVSLAILGALYVAAVAFRILFLSHLVLLLPCRTTDLRRRYGAWALVTGPTSGIGQSVALELARRGLNLVLVGRDPAKLQDMADTISNTNASVQTKTVVVDLALIATPQGDEALRLLRQAVAGLDVGVLVNNAGLAKPCAVYLHEADVEAWVRMIRVNLWALTEVTAAVLPGMVERGRGAVVNIGSGTTKAIPSFPLYSIYHASKRYVAQFSRSLYVEYRGKGIDVQCQAPLFVETKMTMGVAVSRKPRGLFSRLMMPTSDEYARAAACWIGHGPLCMPNLGHRLQWCICHVVPDYMLDVLVLRVSLWHRVIFQRLRTKRASRTTVINDGVQPRKQA